GATTCAGTCCGCTCTATGCAGCCGGTCTATGTTTGATTGCAGATACGGCTCCGGTGGCATTTGGCGGACTCGGGATTCCGGTGACGGCGATGGCGGGTGTAACTCATGCCAATCCATTGCTTTTGAGCCAAGTCATCGGCCGGCAATTGCCGTTGCTTTCTCTGTTTTTGCCTTTCTTGCTCGTCATCATTATGTCAGGTTGGAAAGGATTGAAGGAAGTATTTCCAGCAGCTCTGACTGCCGGTGCATCATTTGCGATTGTACAATTTTTGACATCCAATTACCTTGGCCCACAACTTCCTGACGTGTTGTCTGCAATAGTTTCCTTGCTGAGCCTGGTCATCTTGTTGAAATTCTGGAAACCAAAAACTACGTTCCGTTTTGCACATGAAGCGGGACAGGCAGAAGCTGCAGCGAGTGTGGCAGCACATGATTTGCACGGAAAGGCGAATGCGAAGGGATCGACAGCGAAACATACGGCGGGTGAAGTATTTCAGGCTTGGCTGCCATATATTGTTTTAACAATCGTTTTGATCATCTGGACACTCCCAGGCGTGAAAAAAGAGTTGGCGAATTTCACTCATGTATTCCACTTCCCCGGATTGGACAATGAAATCTTGAAAGTGGCTCCAATTGCTGCAAAACCGACAAAAATGCCGGCGCTCTATACGTTTGATATTTTCGCGGCGACAGGCACTGCAATTTTCTTGACTGCAGTTATTACAAAGTTTATTACCGGGATGTCAACAAAAGACTTTTTCAAAACAATTGGCGAAACACTGAACCAACTGAAGTATCCATTGTTGACAATTGCACTTGTCGTTGGTTACGGACAATTGACAAACTATTCCGGCATGAGTGG
Above is a window of Fodinisporobacter ferrooxydans DNA encoding:
- a CDS encoding L-lactate permease; its protein translation is MTWTQGYAPVGGSIWLSALFAVVPILYFLWALGMKGMKGHVAALTTVVLAILDAIAIFHFPVGKAVSSTLYGMVTGLWPIGWIVVTSVLVYNITVKTGHFDVIRQSISGLTDDRRIQMLLIAFCFGAFLEGAAGFGAPVAIAGAMLVGLGFSPLYAAGLCLIADTAPVAFGGLGIPVTAMAGVTHANPLLLSQVIGRQLPLLSLFLPFLLVIIMSGWKGLKEVFPAALTAGASFAIVQFLTSNYLGPQLPDVLSAIVSLLSLVILLKFWKPKTTFRFAHEAGQAEAAASVAAHDLHGKANAKGSTAKHTAGEVFQAWLPYIVLTIVLIIWTLPGVKKELANFTHVFHFPGLDNEILKVAPIAAKPTKMPALYTFDIFAATGTAIFLTAVITKFITGMSTKDFFKTIGETLNQLKYPLLTIALVVGYGQLTNYSGMSGTMALALAKTGFLFPFFAPLLGWIGVFLTGSDTSSNLLFGNLQQLTAQQLHINQYLTMGANSSGGVVGKMISPQSIAVGASATGLVGKEGQLYRFTLKYSILLLAVIAVITFLQAYVVPGMIPGK